In one Oscillospiraceae bacterium genomic region, the following are encoded:
- the rpsG gene encoding 30S ribosomal protein S7 encodes MPRRGNVPKREVLPDPLYNSVLVTKLVNSIMLDGKKGVAQKVVYGAFDIIKDKTGKDPLDVFTTALENIMPSLEVKARRVGGATYQVPIEVRPERRQTLGLRWLTSFARKRSEKTMRERLAGEIMDAANSLGSAVKKREDTHKMAESNKAFAHYRW; translated from the coding sequence GTGCCCAGAAGAGGTAATGTACCCAAGCGGGAGGTTTTGCCCGACCCGCTGTATAACTCCGTCCTGGTGACCAAGCTCGTCAACAGCATTATGCTCGACGGCAAGAAGGGCGTAGCCCAGAAGGTGGTCTACGGCGCCTTCGACATCATCAAGGACAAGACCGGCAAGGATCCTCTGGACGTGTTCACCACCGCTCTGGAGAACATCATGCCGTCCCTGGAGGTCAAGGCCCGCCGCGTGGGCGGCGCCACCTACCAGGTACCCATCGAGGTGCGGCCCGAGCGCCGTCAGACCCTGGGTCTGCGTTGGCTCACCAGCTTCGCCCGCAAGCGCAGCGAGAAGACCATGCGCGAGCGCCTGGCCGGCGAGATTATGGACGCCGCCAACAGCCTCGGCTCCGCGGTCAAGAAGCGCGAGGACACCCACAAGATGGCCGAGTCCAACAAGGCCTTCGCGCACTACCGCTGGTAG
- the rpsL gene encoding 30S ribosomal protein S12: protein MPTFNQLVRKGREAVTYKSTSPAMQHGLNTLKNRETDLPSPQKRGVCTAVRTSTPKKPNSALRKIARVRLTNGYEVTAYIPGVGHNLQEHSVVMIRGGRVKDLPGVRYHIIRGTLDTQGVNGRMQARSKYGAKRPKAGKK from the coding sequence ATGCCTACGTTTAACCAGCTCGTCCGCAAGGGCCGCGAGGCCGTGACCTACAAGTCCACCTCCCCCGCCATGCAGCACGGCCTCAACACCCTGAAGAACCGCGAGACCGACCTGCCTTCTCCTCAGAAGAGAGGTGTGTGCACCGCCGTTCGTACCTCCACCCCGAAGAAGCCGAACTCCGCGCTGCGTAAGATCGCCCGTGTGCGTCTCACCAACGGCTACGAGGTCACCGCTTATATTCCCGGTGTGGGCCACAACCTGCAGGAGCACTCCGTGGTCATGATCCGCGGCGGCCGCGTCAAGGACCTGCCCGGCGTGCGCTACCACATCATCCGCGGCACTCTGGACACCCAGGGCGTCAACGGCCGCATGCAGGCCCGCTCCAAGTACGGCGCCAAGCGCCCCAAGGCCGGCAAGAAGTAA
- a CDS encoding mucin desulfatase, producing the protein MGMAENTLPQALEAFPFGAPVVGAVRFGMGHINDTFCVHTQIPQGDCRRFILQRISDAAFSNPDQLMRNIVGVTDYLKRVIAEQGGDPERETLTFLRTRAGETHFTDGEGRAWRCTPFIEGTDCLQAAGTPELFYASAKAFGRFQYMLRDYPAHTLYETIEKFHDTENRLLKLKLAAQDDVAGRLGEVGPEMEFVLARREDCSAARSAQRSGKLPLRVTHNDTKLNNVLIDRATGEGICVIDLDTVMPGLAINDFGDSIRFGANHCAEDEPDQSKVHFDLPLFEIYTKGFLEGAGGIFTPAELEYLPWGAKLMTLECGMRFLTDYLEGDHYFHTQRPGQNLDRARTQFKLVADMEACWDGMAAAVAKYA; encoded by the coding sequence GGGCATATCAACGACACCTTCTGCGTCCACACCCAGATCCCCCAGGGGGACTGCCGGCGCTTTATCCTCCAGCGGATCTCCGACGCCGCCTTCTCCAACCCGGATCAGCTCATGCGCAATATTGTGGGGGTGACCGACTACCTCAAGCGGGTGATTGCGGAGCAGGGTGGGGACCCGGAGCGGGAGACCCTCACCTTCCTGCGCACCAGGGCGGGGGAGACCCACTTCACCGACGGGGAGGGCCGCGCCTGGCGCTGCACCCCCTTCATCGAGGGCACCGACTGCCTCCAGGCCGCCGGGACCCCGGAGCTCTTCTACGCCTCCGCCAAGGCCTTCGGCCGCTTCCAGTACATGCTGCGGGACTACCCCGCCCACACCCTGTACGAAACGATCGAGAAGTTCCACGACACGGAAAACCGCCTGCTCAAGCTCAAGCTGGCCGCCCAGGACGACGTGGCGGGGCGGCTGGGGGAGGTGGGGCCGGAGATGGAATTCGTCCTGGCCCGGCGGGAGGACTGCTCCGCCGCGCGCTCGGCCCAGCGCTCCGGGAAGCTGCCCCTGCGGGTCACCCACAACGACACCAAGCTCAACAACGTGCTTATCGACCGGGCCACCGGCGAGGGCATCTGCGTCATCGACCTGGACACCGTCATGCCCGGCCTCGCCATTAACGACTTTGGAGACTCCATCCGCTTCGGCGCCAACCACTGCGCCGAGGACGAGCCGGACCAGAGCAAGGTGCACTTTGACCTGCCCCTCTTCGAGATTTATACCAAGGGCTTTCTGGAGGGGGCGGGCGGCATCTTCACCCCCGCCGAGCTGGAGTACCTGCCCTGGGGGGCCAAGCTCATGACCCTGGAGTGCGGGATGCGCTTTCTCACCGACTACCTGGAGGGCGACCACTACTTCCACACACAGCGCCCCGGCCAGAACCTGGACCGGGCCCGCACCCAGTTCAAGCTGGTGGCGGACATGGAGGCGTGCTGGGACGGGATGGCCGCCGCGGTGGCGAAGTACGCATGA